The Spinacia oleracea cultivar Varoflay chromosome 2, BTI_SOV_V1, whole genome shotgun sequence DNA segment AATGACAGGAGCCACATTACTTGCTGAAGCAGTTAGGAATAGCACAAAAGACTTTTGTAGTTAGTTGCACTGAATTCATTCCAAGTGAAGAGCACAAAGATTAATGGCTAATTACCATCTCCTTCTAGTATTGGCCAACTGGTTCATTGGCTTATTCAACGAATGGTCCCACCATAATTGTCCACACATAACTTCATAGGATAATCCAAAGAACCTCCCCTCATCTGACAGTAAAATAAATATGCAACAGATAAATCACATGCTTTCCTATTTTCTCTTCTTGGATTGATTACTCATGATTCAGCTCCATAAAAATCACCATTTTCAAGTCTGtattttcattgatgatatgatcAAGAAGTCAGTTTTACCCACATAAACCACAAGACAAGGATTAGTCAAATAGTCAAGCTGCCAATTAGTGCCCCTTGATCGAGTATCCAGCAAGCTCACAAGATGAATACAGGGTCAGTAACTCAGTACATATCAGCAAAAATAAGATATGAATATCGATCATATCATTTAGGAATGTCGTGAAGATATATTTACTTTTTCAAGTGATAATGTTTGGTCACAGCTTCAAGAACTTCCCAAGTGATCTTCATTCCATTAGGGAACACGACCAAGTCACCACCTCCAATTTCAAAAGAGCCCTCCTGTCCGTCAACTGAAACCTTCACTTTACCCTCCAGCAAGTACATTGTCTCCTCCGCTTCAAAAGTCCATGGAATTTTCATTGGTTGACCGCTCCATCTATTCACATTTTGTACCGAATTAAGGCAATTTCCTCATGCAAATCAGCTTGATGAAAACAATCCAAGACAATATGATAGATAGAATATGCAGATTTCACTAGGAACTCCTAGTTGATCTCTGAGATTAGAGTAAAAAAGGCCGAATCTCCAGTACTtgtattccaaaactaccccaCATAAATCCAAAATGTCAAAAAATTGCCCCAAGATTGGACTAAACAGTCCGAGTCTTGAGTGTGTTTTGTCACATGCTAACAAATATGTTCTTGATTCTTATAATGGTAGTGACTTCCTAGTTCATTTGCAGCTTCACAAGTACTTTGTATATGTGAGATTAGACAAGTTAATATGCCATGCAAAGACGTTATGCGTGGGCCTGTAAGGTATAGTCTTTTTGCGTAACTAAGCAAACTTATCTTTGCGAATTCTGATTCTGATGCATTTCTATTTTCTACCAAGTACCAGAGTGTCCCCTAAGATTTCAGCGTTTTCTAGCATACTTTATACTTATCACAGAAAACAGAAATCATGCACAGCAGTAACAAGACAACAACTATAACAAGTTAACAACTTCCCATAGTAGATCCTTCATTGGCTAGGAGGACTAAATGTATCATGTATCATGTATGGGTCAAAGCATCAGGAAATTTTGGCATCAGGAGAAAATGTGTACATCAGCTTGACATTTTTGGACGTTTTTTTAGGGAATTTCTCCTTGAAAGCAGATTGATGAACACACAGCCCTCGACATGTCTTGGGAACAAAaggaaattaaaagaaaaaatgaaGGCACGCTGTACAGGAGTATCTATTACAGTGTTTGTTCAAATATTATATTAAGAGCCATTGCCAATCAGAAGCAACACATGCCACTCTTACAGTCTTACTCTTCTATCACGTAATATCTGTATGTCCTGGACTCCTGGTCATATTCTGGTCTAGCTGTTCTATCGGCCTAAAAAAATAACCTTGCACGAGGAAAGAACGGATAGAGGAAAGCATTACAGGGTATTCAAGCCTCGACCAACAGCTACACTCAGCTATATTCTAAGACGTATCTGTTCATTTAAAATTTGATTGAAACCTAATCTCTAGTTACTAGGAGCTTTTAAGCAACTGTAAGATGTGCAACCAAGAATGCTTAAAAATTCTCATAAAATAATCAATGTGCGGGGAAGAAGCCCAACACAAGCAAGCTCTGGTATAAACATTCCAGAAGCCACTGAACCCTCGGTTTCATCAACGTGACTCATAAAGGACGACTCGTAAGAGTAATCCTTCTAGGGCTCTAGCCTTTCAGAAACTCCCCATGAAACTATTTCAAATCTCAATACTCGCAAATAATCCAAATGCACAAGTTGAAATCAATCTTAATACAAAGATACAGAATAAAAGACGAAGTCTAtctttttaatacaaaaaacAGGCAAGTTTAGTCATGACTCGTGAGAGTGGACAAAGCGACCCTCTATTAGATGGATTTACCATTCCATATTTCTACGTAACACCCTCCTCGCGACCCTGCCCCCTTAataaaagagaggagagagcgGGCAGAACTCCCCATCCAGCTCCCTGAACCTAACTAATCATAGCCTATAAATGTATAATTCGTGGTTCCTTAATGCGAATACATCTGAAGTACCAGGCTAGCCACTATCAACTTACACAGAAGATTAACAACTATGGTGGTGACCTTTTTATCAGTAGCTCCTAACATCAATGTTAGATATACAAAGAGTAGCCCGTTATAGATTCGTGTACACATAAGCTATAATGTCCCCATCTAACCTTTGAGAAGTGGCCAAAAATGCACAATCTCCAGACACAGTCATCCAATTATCCTTCAAGCAATGAGATAATCAGAGTAGCAAGCCCACTAAAAAGCTCAGTGCCAACTTCAAGCTTAGCAGCTAAGATTACACTGTCTTTGATAGTATAAGCTTGCAACTGATCACATACTCAGACATTTCTATCCAACAATGTAGTACCCATTACTTACTATCCTTATCAAATATGACTATCTCAAGTCCGACCGTTACGAGTACATACTTTAGTACGGAGTATGCAATGAACAGACCCTTCAAATAGAGTTTAATCTTCCCTATAAACATTGGAGCTACTAATTCACCCCTTTTCCACATTTCCACCCCCATTCATCCCATAGTTAACACAATCATATCAATTCACAAAAATTACCCAACAAaacaaatacaatttccaaTTAATCACAAATTAAGCCCTACAAAATTGAATCTAACAAGGGCATTCACCAACTTTCATCATAAATACAAATATGCAATACATCAAAGATTAATCTAGGTTATATCAGCAAAACAAACAAATGCAGGAcattaaataaagaaaaataaaagaaggaaattgaaaaTTACTTGGACCAAGTGTTGACTTGCAGCTCATCAAGCTTGGACTGAGGAGGGTTATTCAGAATCTTGACTCCAAATTTTTCAACAATAGAAACCCCATTTTCTGCTTCCATGGTAGTGATGTTTTCCTTGGAAAAATAATGAGGTGGGTTGATGAAAAATAAGgctatgaggagagagaaaagtatGAGCACAGGAGATGAAAGTAACAAGGGTTTTGAAATCTCCATTGAATTTCCAGTTATAGCATGCAGTTTTGCAAAGCAGGAGTTTTCTGGTCTGCTAGATGATGAAGAATACAGTACTCCAGAAGGACCAGAATATTGTTTGCTGTATAAATTTCATGCGATGATTTCGGGCCTTGCTGTGTTGGTTGGCCTGCCCAGATGGACTTCGGAGTCAACATCCTTTGTCCCAAATTCATGTCTAGTCTCGTCTAGTACAAAATGTCTTGCGcgtacaaggtgtacaataaatttattgtacaccaagataacttttatccatttttttaaactttaacctagttttgattaacttttatattagtacaaaaaaagttgatagaaatggttaaatgattaattttatatattattagtggttttgaagaaataagttttactgaaatgaaaaaaattatcactaaaaaattgataacttttacatataaaagcttaacttttaaacattttgagctaacttttactccggtgtacaatatttattgtacatcctttgtaaataagaatttgtgcgtCCAGTGTCTCAATTCAACAAATTTGGATTAATTCCAATTGATATTATTCATGTGTTGACTTATGTCTACCATCTTAATATACTTTGTCATTTGTAGAGTGATTAGGTTCTACTcgtattttttatttatgttgaaagACGAGGTTTAATTTTTATGTTGAAAGACGAGGTTTATTTACTTATCGGAAATTTAAAAATGATTTTTTCATAAATCTATCTCAATTCAAAAGTTTGCTTTTGATGATAAATCATCTTCTCTCTATCTTAATTCTTAACCAACAAATCACCAATTTCAACacaacaaattaaataaatccAAATTTGTTAAGTTGAGACATTAGATGAGACGTTTGGCATAAAGGATTTTGACTTTGGACGTCATAATTAGTATCGCTATATTTTCACAGGGACTGATAGATAGGGTTGTTAAATTGGGTCATTTGAACATTGCTATAATTAGGATATGTTCGGATAACTTTGAATTCGGATGAAGTTGTATCATACATTATTTCGGGTTCGATTTCAATTCGGTTAATTTATGTTCAAGTGAATTTAAGGTTCGGTTTTAAAACGGTTTTGTAcatgtttgatttagttttGGTCGAGTTTGGTTTGGTTATTAGTCGGATTTGGTTACAATTTTGACCGATTTACTAGGTGGGGGTCATGTTCAGATCAGATAAGCCTCCAATTTGGGTCATGTTTTGATTGGTGATTCTCGAGTTCGGGTCAAGTTTAAAAGGGACGTTCCTCGAATTCTAGTCAATTACGGATTAAGTTTGTGATTCGATTTTATATCGAGTTAGGCTTGtaattattgtgttattttgatCAGGGAATTCTGGAGTTTGCAATCAAAATTCTATCACTTTTCTCTGTATTATTTAAGAAATAATGacaaataaatatttttcaaaattgtATTACTTTTTCTCCAAATAATATAATGTACAAAGAGCGTTCAAATAATCACTTTTCATATTTCTAATTGGATTTATATAAGTAATAGTCTAATCTGATTCACTTAAGTCATATTAATAACGAGTAAATTGAATCGGGTTTGGGTTAAATCGAGTTTATTTTTATCTCCAATAGCTTTCAATTACTAGGTTAACTCGAGTCGGGTAACTTTAGGATATCGGATATAATCGGGTCGGATTGACAACAATTTGGTTGAATGCGGATTTGGTTTGATTAAATCGGATATCGGGTTATATTGGGTTGGGTTGATTGCAGTGGTGGTCAGGTAGCAACAATTATCGAATTTCTATCGGGTTGGATGCGAATTCAGTTTGATTAAAGGTTATCGGATGCAAATCGGGTCACATGTCTCTTCAGGTTGCTAGCGATACAAATTCGGATCTTGAATTCACGGTTAAATCGGATCGGTTCAAGTCGTTTTGAGATCCATAGTTTTTCATGTATATTCGGTTCAGATGTCAGTTGGTTTCGATCGGCTTGTCAGGTTGGGCCACTTTTTTTACAGCCCTACTGATGGAGTGCCAACCTCAAACCCGatcagattaaaaaaaaaaaccttgttTGAACTTGACATGAGAAACTTATCCAACCTTAATTGACCTCAAATGTACGAAAAAGTGACATGGGTTAGAATTGATCTCACTTGTATGGAAACTAAATGACTTGAAATGAACTCTACTAGACCGAACTCAGATATAGTTGAATGGATTTTTTTTCATAACTAGTTAATTTAATAGACTCGAACTGAGAATCTCCTTACCCAAATATTAATTATACTCAGAATAAATCTGACTCGACCTGGAAATCTAAATTGAAATAGACATGATGTGAATGAAAGCGAATCAAACGACATATTTGTCACCTCTAATCAAAACTAACATAGTTATTGGGAAATGAAAAACTAATACCTCGCCCTTTTAGATTAGTTGTTCACTTTAATTTCAAGTGAAACATATTAACAAGCTTTATGTCATTTTGTacattttcaatttcaatttcaatacaCCATTCACATTGCTCAAACCCTATAAAAAATAAGATGAATGCTTCTTTGTATTAAAGATCATGACTTCTgaactttgtattgttttttttgGGAACCCCTTGTGTTATGTGTAAGATGACATAAGTTCCTAGAAAATTTTACACTTTTGATGATAAACCCCACTAAGCCAAGTGTCGAGCATAATATCGAAGGAAAGTCCGACCACATATAAATATGACTGATTTTTATAATAAAATCAATTGGTGATAGGATCAATGAGGCCAGTTGAGTACAACGTTGTAAGAGATTTTGACCACATATAAGTGTGACAGAGTTATATCTTATAAGTTATAACTTATTGTTGATAGGTGGAGTAGCCCACCAATCTTTTACGTTAGTCAACCTTCTTTTATTTCTTCCATGTGGGATAATTAGTCCCAACTTAAACGTGGATCAGTTTTCTCAACATTCGATGACTATTTTGCTATATATTAATTGTAAAAGTTGCGATATTTTGTTGTTATTTTATATTCGAACAACCCAAAAAATAAAGTCATTAGTCCAATTGCTCTTACCGCTATAAAATATCTAAGGCTACATGCAAATCCTTGTAAAAGGTTTATAGTATGCTGTATCAAATTTGTCAGAAACTATCTTACAATTTTGGTTCTTTTACGAAAAAATTACCtttgaaaaaaattatattGTAAGACACTATCTTTTCACGAATGATGAACGCTGAATTTGAGTTTCGGATTAACTTTATCATGTGTATCTCACGTGTCATTTAATTATTCATTTCCTATGGGATGCATACACCTAGTAAATTCAACCCCAAAATGTTTAATCAATGCTCAATTAGAATCTAACCGAAGGTAGTATCTTAAAACTTAAAACTTTTATAAGCTAGTTACttacaaattttgttttataaggtacttttttcacaaaaattcaaatttataaggtagttttgacAAATTTACCTTTTTGTTTTAAACaccttaattaaattttattttatttaccatctttaaattttaaaagttaAACTTTTAACACATAATAACGGATTATGTCCAATAAAATATTAGTTGGGCCTACCTATTCTTTACACTCTTTTTTCCCTAGGAttttccttctccttctcctcctACCTCCATTCTCTATCCTCTTCTAGAGTTCTACCTCCAAATAATTGGAAAAACTTATGACAATTTATAAACTTCATACAATAATTTACTTAAGTGTAAATTTTGTGCTACATTAAGCTAAAAAAAGAAATTcctccgttcttgaatgttagtcctCTTTTGGTATTGAGTTGTTCTTTATGTTAGTCTcttttaaaatatttctttGTTTGTCCAACATTTACCACCATTATACCCTTATAAATGCCCCACCTGTTTATTCACAAATAAACTTTTATCCTCATTAACCCCTTACTTATTTTTCTCTCTTACCCACATGGGTTATATTCCATTGAGATTCATATGACAAGTGTACTTATGGATTGTCTTAGATTCCAAAAtggactaacattcaagaacggaggaagtactccAATTTGACTTTTGAAAATTTATAACATATGCATGGAGTAATTTTGTGTGTtgatgaaatttttattttaatccttctttgcatttatttttatttgacttggtcttcaatttcaaaatattaatttttataaaaaataatattatttacaAATAAGGAATAGCgataaagttaattaaaaaccCGAATAGCGGTTTATGATTAGCTGGGTAACCATATCAAAATTGTGGTTAACCATTCAAATGATTGTTTAACCGTGCTTATGATTCATGAAAATGTCAATCGGAAATTGCGGTTACATAACCGTAGCATAACTTAGGAATGATTAACAACCCAAGAAcccttttagttttttttgacataggcttaATTTTACATAAATTAAAAGATTTACACACTAAATAGAGTGCGGAGTACTAGGGTTTTTATAGACCATTACACATATACTACAAAACAAACTAAATAAATAAGCAGTTCTTATCCGTTGGACCCTCCATTATTGACTTGACTTTGTTTAAGGACGATTAAATTGTTGGGGGAGGTAAACAATTGAAGATGACCTTAAGaacttgtactccctccgtatttatttaagagatacacttgatcGGACACGCGtgttaagaaaaagaattgaatgaaataaagtaataaaagaagtggggttgagtagatat contains these protein-coding regions:
- the LOC110803152 gene encoding uncharacterized protein, whose translation is MEISKPLLLSSPVLILFSLLIALFFINPPHYFSKENITTMEAENGVSIVEKFGVKILNNPPQSKLDELQVNTWSKWSGQPMKIPWTFEAEETMYLLEGKVKVSVDGQEGSFEIGGGDLVVFPNGMKITWEVLEAVTKHYHLKK